The following coding sequences are from one Melospiza melodia melodia isolate bMelMel2 chromosome 2, bMelMel2.pri, whole genome shotgun sequence window:
- the ADAMTS1 gene encoding A disintegrin and metalloproteinase with thrombospondin motifs 1 has translation MRSGGRLPALAPVLAALLGLCSAERRALVLPRRLGAPGARERFRLEAFGERLTLELEPDSSFLAPDFTLQYLGGPPPPPEDDLSRCFYSGTVNRDPGSAAALSLCAGLRGAFSLRGRQYLIQPAPGTAHRHGPHLLRLRGAPAARCAVAEAGAGAGAGPPEPAEPAETKSRRKKRFVSSPRYVETMLVADQSMAEFHGSGLKHYLLTLLSVAAKLYKHPSIRNSISLVVVKIMVIYEERKGPDISSNAALTLRNFCSWQKQHNPPSDRHAEHYDTAILFTRQDLCGAKTCDTLGMADVGTVCDLNRSCSIIEDDGLQAAFTTAHELGHVFNMPHDDAKQCAGINGMSRDFHMMASMLSNLDRSQPWSPCSAYMITTFLDNGHGECLLDKPHRPIQLPSDLPGTLYDANRQCQFTFGDESKHCPDAASTCTTLWCTGTSGGLLVCQTKHFPWADGTSCGEGRWCMNGKCVNKTEKKHYDTPVHGGWGSWGAWGECSRSCGGGVQYSFRECDNPVPRNGGKYCEGKRVQYRSCNIEDCPDNNGKTFREEQCEKHNEFSKSAFGSGPAVEWTPKFAGVSPKDRCKLVCRAKGTGYFFVLQPKVVDGTPCSPDSTSVCVQGQCVKAGCDRTIGSNKKFDKCGICGGNGSTCKKVSGTLVRAKPGYHDVVTIPAGATNIEVKQRNHRGARHDGSFLAIKAADGTYVLNGDYTLSTLEQDITYKGSVLRYSGSSAALERIRSFSPLKEPLTIQVLTVGDLPQPKIKFTYFVKKPAQPGADKAAAAAGKKKESFNAIREIISSEWVIEEWGECSKSCGSGWQRRAVECRDPRGRPAADCARELRPSNLRPCADVPCPQWQLGDWSPCSKTCGKGFKKRLLKCVSADGSVLPQESCEPSKKPKHLIDFCNATDCS, from the exons ATGAGGAGCGGGGGGCGGCTGCCGGCGCTGGCGCCGGTGCTGGCggcgctgctggggctgtgcagcgcCGAGCGCAGGGCGCTGGTGCTGCCGCGGCGCCTGGGCGCGCCCGGCGCCCGAGAGCGCTTCCGCCTGGAGGCCTTCGGGGAGCGCCTGACGCTGGAGCTGGAGCCCGACAGCAGCTTCCTGGCCCCGGACTTCACCCTGCAGTACCTGggcgggccgccgccgccgcccgaggACGACCTCTCCCGCTGCTTCTACTCCGGCACCGTGAACCGCGACCCCGGCTCGGCGGCCGCGCTCAGCCTGTGCGCGGGGCTGCGCGGCGCCTTCTCGCTGCGGGGCCGCCAGTACCTGATCCAGCCCGCGCCCGGCACCGCGCACCGGCACGGGCCGCACCTCCTGCGCCTCCGCGGCGCCCCCGCCGCCCGCTGCGCCGTGGCCGaggcgggggccggggccggggcggggccgcccgAGCCCGCCGAGCCCGCAG AAACGAAAAGCAGGAGGAAGAAGAGGTTCGTGTCCAGCCCCCGCTACGTGGAGACCATGCTGGTGGCCGACCAGTCGATGGCTGAGTTCCACGGCAGCGGGCTGAAGCACTACCTGCTGACCCTGCTCTCCGTGGCCGCCAAGCTGTACAAGCACCCCAGCATCCGCAACTCCATCAGCCTGGTGGTGGTGAAGATCATGGTCATCTACGAGGAGCGCAAGGGCCCCGACATCTCCTCCAACGCCGCCCTGACTCTGAGGAACTTCTGCAGCTGGCAGAAGCAGCACAACCCGCCCAGCGACCGGCACGCCGAGCACTACGACACGGCCATCCTCTTCACcaggcag GACCTGTGCGGTGCCAAGACATGTGATACTCTTGGGATGGCTGATGTGGGAACAGTTTGTGATCTAAACCGCAGTTGCTCTATCATAGAAGACGATGGTTTGCAGGCTGCCTTCACAACGGCCCACGAATTAG GCCACGTGTTTAACATGCCTCATGACGATGCAAAGCAGTGTGCTGGCATCAATGGAATGAGCCGGGATTTCCACATGATGGCATCCATGCTCTCCAACCTGGACCGCAGCCAGCCCTGGTCTCCATGCAGCGCCTACATGATTACAACATTTCTGGATAACGGTCATG GGGAGTGCTTGTTGGACAAGCCCCACAGGCCCATCCAGCTGCCCTCGGACCTGCCTGGCACGCTGTACGATGCCAACAGGCAGTGCCAGTTCACGTTCGGAGACGAGTCCAAGCACTGCCCCGACGCAGCCAGCACGTGCACGACGCTGTGGTGCACGGGCACCTCGGGAGGGCTGCTGGTGTGCCAAACCAAGCACTTCCCCTGGGCGGACGGCACCAGCTGCGGCGAGGGCAGGTGGTGCATGAATGGCAAGTGTGTGAACAAGACTGAGAAGAAGCATTATGAT ACGCCAGTGCACGGGGGCTGGGGCTCCTGGGGCGCGTGGGGCGAGTGCTCACGGAGCTGTGGAGGGGGAGTGCAGTATTCCTTCCGGGAATGCGACAACCCCGTGCCCAGGAACGGCGGCAAGTACTGCGAGGGGAAGCGGGTGCAGTACCGGTCCTGCAACATCGAGGACTGCCCCGACAACAATG GCAAAACGTTCCGGGAGGAACAGTGTGAAAAGCACAACGAGTTTTCCAAGTCTGCCTTTGGAAGTGGACCTGCAGTGGAGTGGACACCCAAGTTCGCTGGTGTGTCTCCAAAGGACAGATGCAAGCTGGTTTGCAGAGCCAAAGGAACAGGATACTTCTTTGTTCTACAGCCAAAG GTGGTGGATGGCACCCCGTGCAGCCCCGACTCCACGTCCGTGTGCGTGCAGGGGCAGTGCGTGAAGGCCGGCTGCGACCGCACCATCGGCTCCAACAAGAAGTTCGACAAGTGCGGCATCTGTGGCGGCAACGGCTCCACCTGCAAGAAGGTGTCTGGCACCCTCGTCAGAGCCAA ACCTGGCTACCACGACGTGGTCACCATCCCGGCGGGCGCCACCAACATCGAGGTGAAACAGCGGAACCACCGGGGCGCGCGGCACGACGGCAGCTTCCTGGCCATCAAAGCCGCCGACGGCACCTACGTGCTCAACGGCGACTACACGCTGTCCACGCTGGAGCAGGACATCACCTACAAGGGCAGCGTGCTGCGCTACAGCGGCTCCTCGGCCGCCCTGGAGCGCATCCGCAGCTTCAGCCCGCTCAAGGAGCCGCTGACCATCCAGGTGCTGACGGTGGGGGACCTGCCGCAGCCCAAGATCAAGTTCACCTACTTCGTCAAGAAGCCGGCGCAGCCCGGCGCGGacaaggcggcggcggcggcgggcaagAAGAAGGAATCCTTCAACGCCATCAGGGAGATCATCTCCTCGGAGTGGGTGATCGAGGAGTGGGGCGAGTGCTCCAAGTCGTGCGGCTCGGGCTGGCAGCGGCGCGCCGTGGAGTGCCGGGACCCGCGGGGCCGGCCGGCCGCCGACTGCGCCCGCGAGCTGAGGCCCAGCAACCTGCGGCCCTGCGCCGACGTGCCCTGCCCGCAGTGGCAGCTCGGGGACTGGTCCCCCTGCTCCAAGacgtgtgggaagggcttcaagaagAGGTTGTTGAAATGTGTCTCTGCCGACGGCAGCGTGCTGCCCCAAGAAAGCTGTGAGCCCTCCAAGAAACCCAAGCACCTGATAGACTTCTGCAACGCCACGGACTGCAGCTAG